AATCCCATAAAAGTAGCTGAAGACTATGCTCTGTTAGATGTATTGAGTGACGGGCGAGTCAATCTTGGTTTAGGAAGTGGTTATTTACCCCATGAATTTACTGGCTTCAATGTAGATCCGGAAGAAAAAGTTCACATGTTTAACGAAGGTTTAGAAGTAATCGAAAGAGCATGGAGTGGTGAAAAATTCTCTCACAAAGGGAAGTACTACCAATATAACGACGTTCAGTTGCAAGTATTGCCCAAACAGGAAAAAGTACCATTATGGATCGGGGCTCTTAGTTCTCGCGGGGCGTATTATGTAGGGAAAATGGGACATAACCTTATGGGCGTTGCCTATGTGGCCAGCAATTCTATAACCGAACTAAAGAATATTATAGATGATTACAAAAAGGTGTATCGGGAAGCCGGCCATGATGAACAGAAAATCAACATTCCAATAGCGGTTCATGCTTATGTAGCTCCCACTAGAGAAGAAGCCATAAGAGACGCGAGAGAACATCTGAATCTCTATTTGGATACACGGCTCTATGGGCGCTCGGCCCAGTTTGAAGATTTAGAAGAACGAGAGCAATTGCTTATTGGTAACCCAGAAGATGTTATCCTAAGGTTAAAAAAATATGAGCAAGCCGGATGTAACCATATCATGATGCTTATGAATTTTGGTGGATTGCCTCATGAAAAGGTACTTAAATCAATGGAACTCGTCGCTCAAGAAGTGATGCCGGCGTTTAAAAAATCTTTTCAAACATCAAGTTTGGTAAAATGACATCGGAAATGGGAGATGAAGTTGATGAAACTGCTCGGGATATCTGGCACTATTTTAGGTTCTAAAACGGCGGTTCTTGTCAAACAGGTACTTGATGAAGTAGAGAAGCTCCGCGCTAATGTACAGATAGAGTTTTTAGATTTAAAAAATTATGAATTGCAGTTTTGTGATGGTAGGCCCACCTCCCACTATAATGACGATACGCAAGAAGTGATCAAAAAAGTCTCTGAAGCCGATCTGTATTTGATAGGAAGTCCCATTTTCAATGGTTCCATACCCGCTCCTTTAAAAAATGTGTTTGACTTAGTCTCACCAGAAGTTTTTCGTCATAAGGTGATGGGGTTTGTCGCTAATGGAGGAACTTATCAACATTACTTGGTAATTGAGAACCAACTAAAGCCCATCGCAGGATATTTACGTTGCTACGTGGCACCCAGTTACGTTTATGCCCACTCGCAGCATTTTAATACAAATAATGAGATTATCGACACAGATCTTCTCAACCGTATTCAAAAGTTGGCTACCGAGCTGATTATTATGCACAGAGGAATAGAAAAGACCAAACGTAAGGGAGGAATAAAATAATTGCTCAGAAATGTTGATCGTGCTGTTGATCTCAATCAAGGTGGTTCTTACACAAAAAGTGTGGTTCCCTTTTTAAAACGGCTCATTGATTACGCAGGACTTTTCCCGCCAGCAAGTTTAACTCTGGACCAAGCGATTAAAAATTATAAGGAATACAGTATTGGGACAGATGCCTGGATGCTAGGACCGTTTGTGATGCCAGCTTCTAAGATTGATCAACTTGACCCTTATGTAGAGCTGTTTTCTACAGATACACCATTAAATATTTCCGCGTTAGGTAGCAAAAGTGATCATCCACACAAGTTTAACGAAGTTTTACTTCAAGACCTGGCTAAACTTGAATCTTTCTCTAGTAGACACGGAGAACGTGTTAAAATGCGGGTATTCGAGGCACCATTGCCCATAGTCACCCCATTAGAGGAGATATTAGACATCCTCTCTGAAGAAACAGCAAAGCGTGGTTTAGACACATTTTGCGAGGCGCTCGTCCCTCTTAGAAATAATGATTGGGAGCAACAGATAACCTATGCACTTGATCAGATCTATAAACATAATTCTCAGTTAAAACCTGCTTTGGGGTTTAAGTTCCGTACAGGTGGGGTTACTGCAGAGCTGTTTCCTACCCCTCGTCAATTAGCAGCAGTGCTTGTAGGTTGTCGGGACAGAGGAATGGCCATGAAATTTACGGCTGGGCTCCATCATCCTGTAAGGATGTATCGTGAAGAGGTAAGCACCAGAATGCATGGATTCCTCAATATTTTTACTGCTGGCATGTTGGCGTATAAATATAACCTTGATATAAGGGTAACTGAAGAGATCCTCAAGGATGAAAACCCATCTCATTTCACTTTTACTAATGAGGGGTTAAGCTGGCAAGACAAGATGATTAGCGTGTCGGAGATCAGCGAATTAAGAAATAAGTTTCTATGCTCATATGGCAGTTGCAGCTTTGATGAACCACGAGAAGATTTAAGGGCCCTAAAAGTATTATAGAAAGGATGTAACTGATGTTACGTTCATTTATCGACGTCGATCCAGACTCGCACTTTCCCATCCAGAATCTGCCTTATGGCGTGTTTTGTCGTAGCGATAAAAGTTCTCCCAGGATCGGAGTAGCCATTGGAGATTATGTGTTAGACCTAGCTGTAGTGGATGAGGCGGGTTGCTTTAAAACCACTCCAGTAGCTGGGAAAGGGGTATTTAATCGGCCTTCCCTCAATGCATTTATCGGTCTGGGGCATACTGCCTGGCAAGAGGTGCGGTCCACCATACAAAAGTTGCTTAGTGCGGATGAGGCCACATTAAGAGATAATGAACGTCTTCGCGCTGAAGCATTGATCCCCCAAAAAGAGATTAAACTCCTGATGCCGGTGGAGATCGGTGACTACACAGATTTTTATGCCTCCAAAGAGCATGCTTCCAATGTGGGGACCATGTTTCGGGGTAAAGAGAACGCTTTAATGGACAACTGGTTACATCTGCCGGTGGGATATCATGGACGAGCCAGTTCCGTGGTGTTGAGTGGAACAGAAATACGTCGGCCCGTAGGGCAGTCAAAACCCCCTCACGCGAGTCAACCCATCTTCGGTCCGTCACAGCAACTTGATTTTGAATTAGAGATCGGCTGGTTTGTCGGACCGGGAAATAAGTTGGGGGAACCGATCACAATAGCACAGGCAGAGCAACAGATATTCGGACTGGTTTTGGTCAATGACTGGAGTGCCAGAGATATCCAAGCCTGGGAATACCGCCCCTTAGGTCCGTTTCTATCTAAAAGCTTTGCTACATCCATCTCGCCTTGGGTTGTCCCTTTAGCAGCATTAGAACCATTTCGAGTTGACGGACCTACACAAGATCCCGAACCTTTGCCTTATCTTCAACAGCAGAACAAAGGGGCCTTTGACATCCATTTGGAGGCCCATTTACAAGGGGAAGGGATGAGCGAGGCACAACGTATCTGTACCACAAACTTCCGCTATATGTATTGGAGTATGGCCCAGCAGACGGTTCACCATACGGTGGCCGGGTGTAATCTACGCAGCGGTGATCTGTTGGCTTCCGGGACGATCAGCGGTCCTGAAAAAAATTCGCGAGGATGTTTACTGGAGTTGACATGGCGTGGGGACGACCCCATTGATTTAGGATCGGGACAACAGCGAGTCTGGTTGGAAGATGGTGATCAACTGACCATTACCGGCTGGTGTCAGGGGGATGGATACCGCGTCGGATTTGGCGAAGTGACAGGTCGTATCCTTCCGCCGCTCGTGTCAGACGAAAACATTTAGTCAATTGTAAGCGATCTCAGGATCATTTTCCTAATCACAACGATACTGAAAGGAGCTGGTAGTTATGCCTTTTTACCGTAAGATGGGGGAGATCCCACGTAAAAGACACACTGTATTCAGAAAAAAAGACGGTACATTGTATCGTGAACAGGTGATGGGGACCAAAGGTTTTTCCGGCATGCAATCGATCTTATATCATCACTATATGCCGACGGAAATTGTTGGATCTAAATTGTTGCAAGACTGCCGGATCACCTATGAAGATCAAGACGCTCTTGTTCATCGTCATTTTTACACGAATGAG
Above is a genomic segment from Caldalkalibacillus uzonensis containing:
- a CDS encoding LLM class flavin-dependent oxidoreductase; this translates as MEFGLFTVSDNYKEKISRSPEQLIQEIIEQSEVADQLGYDAVWFAEHHFSEYGIMTTPQMLLSVIAERTKNIRLGVAIVTLPFQNPIKVAEDYALLDVLSDGRVNLGLGSGYLPHEFTGFNVDPEEKVHMFNEGLEVIERAWSGEKFSHKGKYYQYNDVQLQVLPKQEKVPLWIGALSSRGAYYVGKMGHNLMGVAYVASNSITELKNIIDDYKKVYREAGHDEQKINIPIAVHAYVAPTREEAIRDAREHLNLYLDTRLYGRSAQFEDLEEREQLLIGNPEDVILRLKKYEQAGCNHIMMLMNFGGLPHEKVLKSMELVAQEVMPAFKKSFQTSSLVK
- a CDS encoding NADPH-dependent FMN reductase, producing the protein MKLLGISGTILGSKTAVLVKQVLDEVEKLRANVQIEFLDLKNYELQFCDGRPTSHYNDDTQEVIKKVSEADLYLIGSPIFNGSIPAPLKNVFDLVSPEVFRHKVMGFVANGGTYQHYLVIENQLKPIAGYLRCYVAPSYVYAHSQHFNTNNEIIDTDLLNRIQKLATELIIMHRGIEKTKRKGGIK
- the fahA gene encoding fumarylacetoacetase: MLRSFIDVDPDSHFPIQNLPYGVFCRSDKSSPRIGVAIGDYVLDLAVVDEAGCFKTTPVAGKGVFNRPSLNAFIGLGHTAWQEVRSTIQKLLSADEATLRDNERLRAEALIPQKEIKLLMPVEIGDYTDFYASKEHASNVGTMFRGKENALMDNWLHLPVGYHGRASSVVLSGTEIRRPVGQSKPPHASQPIFGPSQQLDFELEIGWFVGPGNKLGEPITIAQAEQQIFGLVLVNDWSARDIQAWEYRPLGPFLSKSFATSISPWVVPLAALEPFRVDGPTQDPEPLPYLQQQNKGAFDIHLEAHLQGEGMSEAQRICTTNFRYMYWSMAQQTVHHTVAGCNLRSGDLLASGTISGPEKNSRGCLLELTWRGDDPIDLGSGQQRVWLEDGDQLTITGWCQGDGYRVGFGEVTGRILPPLVSDENI